The following are from one region of the Coffea eugenioides isolate CCC68of chromosome 2, Ceug_1.0, whole genome shotgun sequence genome:
- the LOC113760493 gene encoding cold-regulated 413 plasma membrane protein 2-like, with product MAKISYLAMKTDPAASELIASDFKDLGNAAKKLANHAILLVGSGLGFGTSFFKWLAFIAAVYLLILDRTNWKTNILTSLLIPYIFFSLPNVLFNLLRGEVGKWIAIIAVVLRLFFPRRFPDWLELPAALILVIVVAPSLFADTIRGGWVGIIICLIIACYLLQEHIRASGGFRNSFTKTHGISNTVGIILLLVYPVWAFIIKLL from the exons ATGGCCAAGATTAGTTATTTGGCGATGAAGACTGATCCAGCAGCGTCGGAGCTGATTGCTTCTGATTTTAAGGACCTGGGGAATGCAGCTAAAAAACTGGCTAATCATGCTATCCTGCTTGTTGGTAGCGGCCTTGGATTTGGGACTTCCTTTTTTAAGTGGCTGGCTTTCATTGCTGCCGT TTACTTGCTGATCCTGGACCGAACCAACTGGAAGACCAATATACTTACATCGCTTTTGATCCCTTACATTTTCTTCAGTCTTCCGAATGTATTGTTCAATTTGCTTAG GGGAGAAGTTGGAAAATGGATTGCTATAATTGCTGTCGTACTACGCCTCTTCTTCCCACGACGTTTTCCAG ATTGGCTAGAACTTCCTGCAGCTTTGATCCTTGTAATTGTGGTGGCTCCAAGCTTGTTCGCTGACACCATAAGAGGTGGCTGGGTTGGCATCATCATTTGTCTGATAATCGCATGCTATTTGCTTCAGGAACACATCCGAGCATCCGGTGGATTCAGAAATTCTTTCACAAAAACCCATGGCATTTCCAACACAGTAGGAATCATCCTACTGTTGGTATATCCGGTCTGGGCTTTCATTATCAAACTGCTGTGA
- the LOC113758745 gene encoding uncharacterized protein At4g04775-like, whose protein sequence is MPRSNPIPPMCGCGLSTILKTSWTPRNPGRRYAECPVAQVMDSSNLVKLLVIAEGCKYWKWIDEEMCPRSVEIIPGLLRRINQMEKQLTNAEESAQKWECKAAKLQTKVRRLEIMMQQHASRERKFAAALAITYGFVLAVFAVWVFGNLGNNDLLQLPQKDVL, encoded by the exons ATGCCAAGATCAAATCCAATACCTCCAATGTGTGGCTGCGGATTGAGTACCATTCTGAAAACGTCATGGACTCCACGGAATCCAGGTCGAAGATATGCGGAATGTCCAGTTGCTCAGGTAATGGATAGCAGTAATTTAGTGAAGTTGTTAGTAATTGCTGAG GGATGCAAGTATTGGAAATGGATAGATGAAGAAATGTGTCCGCGTTCAGTGGAGATTATACCTGGGTTGCTTCGGCGAATCAATCAAATGGAGAAACAGCTCACAAATGCCGAAGAGTCTGCACAAAAGTGGGAGTGCAAAGCAGCAAAATTGCAGACAAAGGTTCGAAGGTTGGAAATTATGATGCAACAACATGCATCACGGGAGAGGAAGTTTGCTGCAGCTCTTGCAATCACCTATGGCTTTGTGTTAGCAGTATTTGCAGTCTGGGTGTTTGGAAATTTAGGAAATAATGATCTATTGCAATTACCCCAGAAAGATGTATTATAA
- the LOC113763520 gene encoding allene oxide synthase 3-like: MSSPLSANVDAVPSPEKLLLREIPGDYGWPLFGVLRDRSDYYYKQGADEFFRSRVEKYKSTVFRCNMPPGPFMAHNSKVVTVLDAVSFPILFDNSRVEKKDVLDGTYMPSTTFTGGYRACAYLDTDEPSHAEIKGLFLSQLAKLHNRFIPIFQSSLSELFVKLDDDMSKDGKANFNDLSDQASFDFVFRLLCDNKSPADPDTKIGSDGPTSFDKWLFFQLAPLVSLGNKFIPHFLEDLLFHTFGLPFFLVKSGYQKLYDAFYKYGSTILDEAVKRGIKRDEACHNLVFLAGFNAYGGMKILFPALIKWVGAAGEKLHRRLAEEIRTIVKEEGGVTLSGLNRMSLVKSVAYEALRIEPAVPFQYGKAREDIVINSHDSAFLIKKGEMIFGYQPFATKDPKIFANAEEFVGDRFVGEGEKLLEYVCWSNGRETDNPSKNNKQCPAKDLVVLLSRLMLVEFFLKYDTFTVDAATVLLGPLVTVTSLTTASS; the protein is encoded by the coding sequence ATGTCTTCACCTCTCTCTGCCAATGTTGATGCTGTCCCTTCGCCGGAAAAGCTTCTATTGAGAGAAATCCCCGGTGACTACGGCTGGCCCCTTTTCGGGGTGCTCAGGGACCGGAGTGACTATTATTACAAGCAAGGCGCGGATGAATTCTTCAGGAGTCGAGTGGAAAAATACAAGTCCACAGTCTTCAGATGCAATATGCCTCCTGGCCCCTTCATGGCTCATAATTCTAAGGTTGTCACAGTCCTGGACGCTGTTAGCTTTCCAATCCTCTTCGACAATTCCAGAGTAGAGAAGAAAGACGTTCTTGATGGCACCTACATGCCCTCCACCACCTTCACCGGTGGCTATCGTGCATGTGCCTATCTGGACACTGATGAGCCTTCCCACGCCGAGATCAAAGGCCTTTTCCTATCCCAACTCGCGAAATTACATAACCGGTTCATCCCAATCTTCCAGAGCTCGCTTTCGGAGCTCTTTGTTAAGCTGGATGATGATATGTCCAAGGACGGAAAAGCAAATTTCAACGACCTCAGCGATCAAGCTTCATTTGACTTCGTCTTTCGTTTGCTCTGCGATAATAAGAGCCCTGCTGATCCTGATACGAAAATTGGGTCCGATGGACCAACAAGTTTTGATAAGTGGCTATTCTTCCAGTTGGCGCCGTTGGTATCTCTTGGGAACAAGTTCATACCGCATTTTCTCGAAGATTTACTGTTTCACACATTCGGGCTGCCATTTTTTCTAGTAAAATCAGGCTATCAGAAGCTTTATGACGCATTTTACAAGTACGGCAGCACAATATTGGATGAAGCTGTGAAGAGAGGGATCAAAAGAGATGAAGCTTGCCATAACTTGGTTTTTCTTGCAGGGTTCAACGCTTATGGCGGCATGAAGATCCTATTTCCAGCTCTGATCAAGTGGGTTGGAGCTGCAGGAGAGAAATTGCATCGTCGGCTTGCTGAAGAAATCAGGACCATTGTTAAGGAAGAAGGCGGGGTCACTTTATCTGGATTGAATAGAATGAGCCTGGTTAAGTCAGTGGCATATGAAGCATTGAGGATCGAACCTGCCGTACCCTTCCAATATGGCAAGGCCAGGGAGGATATCGTGATCAATAGCCACGATTCGGCGTTCTTGATCAAGAAGGGTGAAATGATTTTTGGGTATCAGCCATTTGCGACCAAAGATCCTAAGATATTTGCCAATGCTGAAGAATTTGTCGGGGATAGGTTCGTCGGTGAAGGCGAGAAATTGCTTGAGTACGTTTGTTGGTCTAATGGAAGAGAGACGGATAATCCATCAAAGAATAATAAGCAATGCCCGGCGAAAGATTTGGTGGTGCTCTTGTCCAGGCTGATGTTAGTGGAATTCTTTCTCAAGTACGATACTTTTACGGTTGACGCTGCCACGGTTTTGTTGGGTCCATTGGTGACCGTCACGTCACTAACCACGGCCTCTTCGTAA
- the LOC113763913 gene encoding uncharacterized protein LOC113763913, with product MLSLHDPTDELSEHIQELCSYTSHEPTNTDELIQGSSKRSRQLTSLIWKEFDILYVEPDGSQRAQCKWCKRDYACGGTTGTSNLWRHLSNGVTASEDEEDRERLSIDFAPLVAKLTNLHVGGFQQ from the exons ATGCTATCCCTTCATGATCCAACAGATGAGTTGTCAGAGCACATTCAGGAACTATGTTCTTATACAAGCCATGAGCCTACCAATACAGATGAGTTGATCCAAGGTTCTTCAAAGCGTTCGAGACAACTCACGTCAttgatttggaaggaatttgatatattgtatgttGAACCAGATGGTTCACAAAGAGCACAATGTAAATGGTGCAAGCGTGATTATGCATGTGGTGGAACAACCGGAACAAGCAACTTATGGCGTCATCTTTCAAATGGAGTAACAG CTTCTGAAGATGAAGAAGATAGAGAAAGACTGAGTATTGACTTTGCACCTTTAGTTGCTAAACTTACTAACCTTCATGTTGGCGGATTCCAACAATGA